From Acinonyx jubatus isolate Ajub_Pintada_27869175 chromosome F2, VMU_Ajub_asm_v1.0, whole genome shotgun sequence, the proteins below share one genomic window:
- the AZIN1 gene encoding antizyme inhibitor 1 isoform X1, which produces MKGFIDDANYSVGLLDEGTNLGNVIDNYVYEHTLTGKNAFFVGDLGKIVKKHSQWQNVVAQIKPFYTVKCNSTPAVLEILAALGTGFACSSKTEMALVQELGVSPENIIYISPCKQVSQIKYAAKIGVNIMTCDNEVELKKIARNHPNAKVLLHIATEDNIGGEEGNMKFGTTLKNCRHLLECAKELDVQIIGVKFHVSSTCKESQVYVHALSDARCVFDMAGEFGFTMKMLDIGGGFTGSEFQLEEVNHVISPLLDVYFPEGSGIKIISEPGSYYVSSAFTLAVNIIAKKVVENDKFSSGVEKTGSDEPAFMYYMNDGVYGSFASKLSEDLNTIPEVHKKYKEDEPLFTSSLWGPSCDELDQIVENCLLPELNVGDWLIFDNMGADSLHEPSAFNDFQRPAIYYMMSFNDWYEMQDAGITSDTMMKNFFFVPSCIQLSQEDGFSSEA; this is translated from the exons ATGAAAGGATTTATTGACGATGCAAACTACTCCGTTGGCCTGTTGGATGAAGGAACAAACCTTGGGAATGTGATTGATAATTATGTTTATGAGCACACCCTG ACagggaaaaatgcattttttgtgGGAGATCTTGGAAAGATTGTGAAGAAACACAGTCAGTGGCAGAATGTAGTGGCTCAGATAAAGCCATTCTACACAGTAAAGTGCAACTCCACTCCAGCTGTACTTGAGATTTTGGCAGCTCTTGGAACTGGATTTGCTTGTTCCAGTAAA actGAAATGGCTTTAGTGCAAGAATTGGGTGTATCTCCAGAAAACATCATTTACATAAGTCCTTGCAAACAAGTGTCTCAAATAAAGTATGCAGCAAAAATTGGAGTGAACATCATGACATGTGACAATGAAGTTGAATTGAAGAAAATTGCACGTAATCACCCAAATGCCAA GGTCTTACTACATATTGCAACAGAAGATAATATTGGAGGCGAAGAGGGTAACATGAAGTTTGGCACTACCCTGAAGAACTGTAGGCATCTCTTGGAATGTGCTAAGGAACTTGATGTCCAAATTATTGGGGTTAA ATTTCATGTTTCAAGTACTTGCAAAGAATCTCAAGTATATGTACATGCTCTGTCTGATGCTCGATGTGTGTTTGACATGGCT GGAGAATTTGGCTTCACAATGAAGATGTTAGACATTGGTGGAGGCTTCACAGGATCTGAATTTCAGTTGGAAGAG GTTAATCATGTTATCAGCCCTTTGTTGGATGTCTACTTTCCTGAAGGATCTGGCATTAAGATAATTTCAGAACCCGGAAGCTACTATGTGTCTTCTGCATTTACACTTGCAGTTAATATCATTGCAAAGAAAGTTgttgaaaatgataaattttcctctggag TAGAAAAAACCGGAAGTGATGAACCAGCCTTCATGTATTATATGAATGATGGTGTTTATGGTTCTTTTGCAAGTAAACTGTCTGAGGACTTAAATACCATTCCAGAGGTTCACAAG AAATACAAGGAAGATGAGCCTCTGTTTACAAGCAGCCTTTGGGGTCCATCCTGTGATGAGCTTGATCAAATTGTGGAAAACTGTCTTCTTCCTGAGCTGAATGTGGGAGATTGGCTTATCTTTGATAACATGGGAGCAGATTCTCTCCATGAACCATCTGCTTTTAATGATTTTCAGAGGCCAGCGATTTACTACATGATGTCATTCAATGATTG gtaTGAGATGCAGGATGCTGGAATTACTTCAGACACAATGATGAAGAACTTCTTCTTTGTGCCTTCTTGCATTCAGCTGAGCCAAGAAGATGGCTTTTCCTCTGAAGCTTAA
- the AZIN1 gene encoding antizyme inhibitor 1 isoform X2 — protein MKGFIDDANYSVGLLDEGTNLGNVIDNYVYEHTLTGKNAFFVGDLGKIVKKHSQWQNVVAQIKPFYTVKCNSTPAVLEILAALGTGFACSSKTEMALVQELGVSPENIIYISPCKQVSQIKYAAKIGVNIMTCDNEVELKKIARNHPNAKVLLHIATEDNIGGEEGNMKFGTTLKNCRHLLECAKELDVQIIGVKFHVSSTCKESQVYVHALSDARCVFDMAGEFGFTMKMLDIGGGFTGSEFQLEEVNHVISPLLDVYFPEGSGIKIISEPGSYYVSSAFTLAVNIIAKKVVENDKFSSGEKTGSDEPAFMYYMNDGVYGSFASKLSEDLNTIPEVHKKYKEDEPLFTSSLWGPSCDELDQIVENCLLPELNVGDWLIFDNMGADSLHEPSAFNDFQRPAIYYMMSFNDWYEMQDAGITSDTMMKNFFFVPSCIQLSQEDGFSSEA, from the exons ATGAAAGGATTTATTGACGATGCAAACTACTCCGTTGGCCTGTTGGATGAAGGAACAAACCTTGGGAATGTGATTGATAATTATGTTTATGAGCACACCCTG ACagggaaaaatgcattttttgtgGGAGATCTTGGAAAGATTGTGAAGAAACACAGTCAGTGGCAGAATGTAGTGGCTCAGATAAAGCCATTCTACACAGTAAAGTGCAACTCCACTCCAGCTGTACTTGAGATTTTGGCAGCTCTTGGAACTGGATTTGCTTGTTCCAGTAAA actGAAATGGCTTTAGTGCAAGAATTGGGTGTATCTCCAGAAAACATCATTTACATAAGTCCTTGCAAACAAGTGTCTCAAATAAAGTATGCAGCAAAAATTGGAGTGAACATCATGACATGTGACAATGAAGTTGAATTGAAGAAAATTGCACGTAATCACCCAAATGCCAA GGTCTTACTACATATTGCAACAGAAGATAATATTGGAGGCGAAGAGGGTAACATGAAGTTTGGCACTACCCTGAAGAACTGTAGGCATCTCTTGGAATGTGCTAAGGAACTTGATGTCCAAATTATTGGGGTTAA ATTTCATGTTTCAAGTACTTGCAAAGAATCTCAAGTATATGTACATGCTCTGTCTGATGCTCGATGTGTGTTTGACATGGCT GGAGAATTTGGCTTCACAATGAAGATGTTAGACATTGGTGGAGGCTTCACAGGATCTGAATTTCAGTTGGAAGAG GTTAATCATGTTATCAGCCCTTTGTTGGATGTCTACTTTCCTGAAGGATCTGGCATTAAGATAATTTCAGAACCCGGAAGCTACTATGTGTCTTCTGCATTTACACTTGCAGTTAATATCATTGCAAAGAAAGTTgttgaaaatgataaattttcctctggag AAAAAACCGGAAGTGATGAACCAGCCTTCATGTATTATATGAATGATGGTGTTTATGGTTCTTTTGCAAGTAAACTGTCTGAGGACTTAAATACCATTCCAGAGGTTCACAAG AAATACAAGGAAGATGAGCCTCTGTTTACAAGCAGCCTTTGGGGTCCATCCTGTGATGAGCTTGATCAAATTGTGGAAAACTGTCTTCTTCCTGAGCTGAATGTGGGAGATTGGCTTATCTTTGATAACATGGGAGCAGATTCTCTCCATGAACCATCTGCTTTTAATGATTTTCAGAGGCCAGCGATTTACTACATGATGTCATTCAATGATTG gtaTGAGATGCAGGATGCTGGAATTACTTCAGACACAATGATGAAGAACTTCTTCTTTGTGCCTTCTTGCATTCAGCTGAGCCAAGAAGATGGCTTTTCCTCTGAAGCTTAA